A single genomic interval of Saccharothrix saharensis harbors:
- a CDS encoding DUF6760 family protein: protein MTYAADRLHEEVAYVAYHFHWSWDSIVDMEHHERRRWVREIARINTRVNEGG, encoded by the coding sequence GTGACGTACGCGGCCGACCGCCTGCACGAGGAGGTCGCGTACGTGGCCTACCACTTCCACTGGTCGTGGGACTCGATCGTGGACATGGAGCACCACGAGCGCAGGCGCTGGGTCCGTGAGATCGCGCGCATCAACACCAGGGTGAACGAAGGGGGGTGA